The following proteins are encoded in a genomic region of Gossypium hirsutum isolate 1008001.06 chromosome D05, Gossypium_hirsutum_v2.1, whole genome shotgun sequence:
- the LOC107943984 gene encoding putative low molecular weight protein-tyrosine-phosphatase slr0328 has product MRPYLNHATTRPSSSATPPYLPFYHHSRFLSPKTSFIPLFHSTKYPTIQNPKSPSYPLQDPTNFPAFVSLVKASMASSASGRAATETKPFSVLFVCLGNICRSPAAEGVFRDIVKKKGLDSKFNIDSAGTINYHEGNLADPRMRAASKRRDIEITSISRPIRPSDFRDFDLIIAMDKKNREDILEAFNRWKSRDKLPADAYKKVRLMCSYCKKHDETEVPDPYYGGAQGFEKVLDLLEDACESLLDNILAENSNIHGS; this is encoded by the exons ATGAGGCCATATCTGAACCATGCCACAACTAGACCATCATCATCAGCAACTCCTccatatttaccattttaccacCACTCTCGTTTCCTTTCTCCCAAGACCTCTTTTATTCCTCTCTTTCATTCAACCAAATACCCAACTATTCAAAACCCGAAATCCCCTTCATATCCCCTGCAAGACCCCACCAATTTTCCTGCTTTTGTGTCGCTAGTGAAAGCATCGATGGCCTCTTCAGCATCAGGAAGGGCTGCCACAGAGACAAAGCCTTTCTCTGTTCTTTTCGTTTGCTTAGGCAACATCTGCCGGAGCCCAGCTGCTGAAGGTGTCTTTAGAGATATTGTGAAAAAGAAAGGCCTTGACTCCAAGTTTAACATTGACTCTGCTGGCACCATTAATTACCATGAG GGAAATTTGGCAGACCCAAGAATGAGGGCAGCCTCAAAAAGGCGTGACATTGAGATAACATCTATTTCAAGGCCAATCCGGCCATCGGACTTTAGAGATTTTGATCTTATTATTGCAATGGACAAGAAAAATAGAG AGGATATATTAGAGGCTTTCAATAGGTGGAAATCAAGAGACAAACTCCCCGCTGATGCCTATAAAAAA GTTAGACTGATGTGCTCTTATTGTAAGAAACATGACGAGACAGAAGTCCCGGATCCATACTATGGCGGAGCGCAAGGTTTTGAGAAG GTTTTAGACCTGCTTGAAGATGCTTGCGAATCCTTACTGGATAACATCTTGGCCGAAAACAGCAACATTCATGGGTCGTAA
- the LOC107943983 gene encoding hydroxypyruvate reductase isoform X1 yields MLVWCIKRQIALANAKNLILSLTCFSSQLTRSAGMSSMAEKKDVDKDKPITRVLFCGPHFPASQIYTREYLEKYPFIQVDDVPLKQVPDHIGNYDLCVSKNMLFDSNVLSRAKQLKLIMQFGVGLEGIDIDAATKHGIKVARIPGDATGNAASCAEMAIYLTLGLLRKQNEMQISVQQKMLGEPIGETLLGKTVFIMGFGNIGIDLAKRLKPFDVKIIATKRSWPSNSEVLIPKAFPTQNGVLDDLVDEKGSHGDIYEFASKADIVVCCLSMNKETVGILNKPFLSSMKKGALLVNIARGGLLDYEAVVQHLESGHLGGLGIDVAWKEPFDPNDPVLKFKNVILTPHVAGVTEHSYRSMAKVIGDVALQLHAGKPLKGIELVN; encoded by the exons ATGCTCGTTTGGTGTATTAAAAGGCAGATTGCTTTAGCCAACGCCAAAAATCTGATTCTGAGTCTCACTTGTTTCTCATCACAACTTACTCGCAG TGCAGGTATGTCTTCGATGGCAGAGAAGAAAGATGTGGACAAAGATAAACCCATCACTCGTGTTCTTTTTTGCGGACCACATTTTCCAGCTTCACAAATTTATACCAGAGAGTACTTGGAGAAGTATCCTTTTATCCAA GTTGATGATGTGCCCCTCAAGCAAGTTCCTGATCATATTGGGAACTATGATCTTTGTGTTTCAAAAAACATGCTGTTTGATTCAAATGTCTTATCTCGTGCAAAACAGTTGAAGCTTATAATGCAATTTGGTGTTGGCCTAGAAG GCATTGATATTGATGCTGCTACAAAGCATGGGATAAAAGTTGCCAGAATTCCTGGTGATGCTACTGGAAATGCTGCATCTTGTGCTGAAATGGCTATATATCTAACGTTGGGCCTTCTTCGGAAAcag AATGAAATGCAAATATCTGTACAGCAGAAAATGCTTGGAGAGCCTATTGGGGAAACACTTCTTGGGAAAACA GTCTTTATAATGGGATTTGGAAATATTGGAATTGATTTGGCAAAGCGCTTGAAACCATTTGATGTTAAAATTATTGCTACAAAAAGGAGCTGGCCCTCCAACTCGGAAGTTCTTATCCCGAAAG CCTTTCCAACTCAAAATGGGGTTCTTGATGATTTGGTTGACGAGAAAGGCAGTCATGGTGATATCTATGAGTTTGCAAGCAAGGCTGACATAGTTGTCTGTTGCTTGAGTATGAATAAAGAAACA gTTGGCATTCTGAACAAGCCCTTCTTATCTTCAATGAAAAAG GGAGCCCTTTTGGTGAATATTGCTCGAGGGGGTCTTCTTGACTATGAGGCTGTTGTGCAACATCTTGAGTCTGGACACTTGGGAGGCTTAGGAATTGATGTTGCATGGAAAGAACCATTTGACCCTAATGACCCagttttgaaatttaagaatgttATACTTACACCTCATGTTGCCGGGGTTACCGAACATTCATATAGATCAATGGCTAAG GTGATTGGTGATGTTGCCTTACAACTTCATGCTGGAAAACCCCTGAAAGGGATAGAGCTGGTCAATTAG
- the LOC107943983 gene encoding hydroxypyruvate reductase isoform X2, which produces MKVITYQIEVVNFCSKGMSSMAEKKDVDKDKPITRVLFCGPHFPASQIYTREYLEKYPFIQVDDVPLKQVPDHIGNYDLCVSKNMLFDSNVLSRAKQLKLIMQFGVGLEGIDIDAATKHGIKVARIPGDATGNAASCAEMAIYLTLGLLRKQNEMQISVQQKMLGEPIGETLLGKTVFIMGFGNIGIDLAKRLKPFDVKIIATKRSWPSNSEVLIPKAFPTQNGVLDDLVDEKGSHGDIYEFASKADIVVCCLSMNKETVGILNKPFLSSMKKGALLVNIARGGLLDYEAVVQHLESGHLGGLGIDVAWKEPFDPNDPVLKFKNVILTPHVAGVTEHSYRSMAKVIGDVALQLHAGKPLKGIELVN; this is translated from the exons ATGAAGGTCATTACATACCAGATTGAGGTAGTTAATTTCTGCTCTAAAG GTATGTCTTCGATGGCAGAGAAGAAAGATGTGGACAAAGATAAACCCATCACTCGTGTTCTTTTTTGCGGACCACATTTTCCAGCTTCACAAATTTATACCAGAGAGTACTTGGAGAAGTATCCTTTTATCCAA GTTGATGATGTGCCCCTCAAGCAAGTTCCTGATCATATTGGGAACTATGATCTTTGTGTTTCAAAAAACATGCTGTTTGATTCAAATGTCTTATCTCGTGCAAAACAGTTGAAGCTTATAATGCAATTTGGTGTTGGCCTAGAAG GCATTGATATTGATGCTGCTACAAAGCATGGGATAAAAGTTGCCAGAATTCCTGGTGATGCTACTGGAAATGCTGCATCTTGTGCTGAAATGGCTATATATCTAACGTTGGGCCTTCTTCGGAAAcag AATGAAATGCAAATATCTGTACAGCAGAAAATGCTTGGAGAGCCTATTGGGGAAACACTTCTTGGGAAAACA GTCTTTATAATGGGATTTGGAAATATTGGAATTGATTTGGCAAAGCGCTTGAAACCATTTGATGTTAAAATTATTGCTACAAAAAGGAGCTGGCCCTCCAACTCGGAAGTTCTTATCCCGAAAG CCTTTCCAACTCAAAATGGGGTTCTTGATGATTTGGTTGACGAGAAAGGCAGTCATGGTGATATCTATGAGTTTGCAAGCAAGGCTGACATAGTTGTCTGTTGCTTGAGTATGAATAAAGAAACA gTTGGCATTCTGAACAAGCCCTTCTTATCTTCAATGAAAAAG GGAGCCCTTTTGGTGAATATTGCTCGAGGGGGTCTTCTTGACTATGAGGCTGTTGTGCAACATCTTGAGTCTGGACACTTGGGAGGCTTAGGAATTGATGTTGCATGGAAAGAACCATTTGACCCTAATGACCCagttttgaaatttaagaatgttATACTTACACCTCATGTTGCCGGGGTTACCGAACATTCATATAGATCAATGGCTAAG GTGATTGGTGATGTTGCCTTACAACTTCATGCTGGAAAACCCCTGAAAGGGATAGAGCTGGTCAATTAG
- the LOC107943983 gene encoding hydroxypyruvate reductase isoform X3 — protein MSSMAEKKDVDKDKPITRVLFCGPHFPASQIYTREYLEKYPFIQVDDVPLKQVPDHIGNYDLCVSKNMLFDSNVLSRAKQLKLIMQFGVGLEGIDIDAATKHGIKVARIPGDATGNAASCAEMAIYLTLGLLRKQNEMQISVQQKMLGEPIGETLLGKTVFIMGFGNIGIDLAKRLKPFDVKIIATKRSWPSNSEVLIPKAFPTQNGVLDDLVDEKGSHGDIYEFASKADIVVCCLSMNKETVGILNKPFLSSMKKGALLVNIARGGLLDYEAVVQHLESGHLGGLGIDVAWKEPFDPNDPVLKFKNVILTPHVAGVTEHSYRSMAKVIGDVALQLHAGKPLKGIELVN, from the exons ATGTCTTCGATGGCAGAGAAGAAAGATGTGGACAAAGATAAACCCATCACTCGTGTTCTTTTTTGCGGACCACATTTTCCAGCTTCACAAATTTATACCAGAGAGTACTTGGAGAAGTATCCTTTTATCCAA GTTGATGATGTGCCCCTCAAGCAAGTTCCTGATCATATTGGGAACTATGATCTTTGTGTTTCAAAAAACATGCTGTTTGATTCAAATGTCTTATCTCGTGCAAAACAGTTGAAGCTTATAATGCAATTTGGTGTTGGCCTAGAAG GCATTGATATTGATGCTGCTACAAAGCATGGGATAAAAGTTGCCAGAATTCCTGGTGATGCTACTGGAAATGCTGCATCTTGTGCTGAAATGGCTATATATCTAACGTTGGGCCTTCTTCGGAAAcag AATGAAATGCAAATATCTGTACAGCAGAAAATGCTTGGAGAGCCTATTGGGGAAACACTTCTTGGGAAAACA GTCTTTATAATGGGATTTGGAAATATTGGAATTGATTTGGCAAAGCGCTTGAAACCATTTGATGTTAAAATTATTGCTACAAAAAGGAGCTGGCCCTCCAACTCGGAAGTTCTTATCCCGAAAG CCTTTCCAACTCAAAATGGGGTTCTTGATGATTTGGTTGACGAGAAAGGCAGTCATGGTGATATCTATGAGTTTGCAAGCAAGGCTGACATAGTTGTCTGTTGCTTGAGTATGAATAAAGAAACA gTTGGCATTCTGAACAAGCCCTTCTTATCTTCAATGAAAAAG GGAGCCCTTTTGGTGAATATTGCTCGAGGGGGTCTTCTTGACTATGAGGCTGTTGTGCAACATCTTGAGTCTGGACACTTGGGAGGCTTAGGAATTGATGTTGCATGGAAAGAACCATTTGACCCTAATGACCCagttttgaaatttaagaatgttATACTTACACCTCATGTTGCCGGGGTTACCGAACATTCATATAGATCAATGGCTAAG GTGATTGGTGATGTTGCCTTACAACTTCATGCTGGAAAACCCCTGAAAGGGATAGAGCTGGTCAATTAG